Proteins encoded by one window of Nocardia goodfellowii:
- a CDS encoding Uma2 family endonuclease, with protein MTVVHWPDHLLTLDDWIALPEDNSRHYELAEGVLVVCPRPILRHQAAIVRLGAQLESQLPPAWATVSEAELVVDPSPPATVRVPDIMVVHSSAVERNLPRVTPDDVLLAVEIISPGTKRTDRRTKFDEYAEVGIEYYWIVDLDDPVSLSAYRLIAGEYEQVGERTGDTSMVLDGMSVALNLTGLVRGRE; from the coding sequence GTGACTGTCGTGCACTGGCCGGATCATCTGTTGACGCTGGATGACTGGATCGCCCTGCCGGAGGACAACAGCCGCCACTATGAGTTGGCGGAGGGGGTCCTCGTTGTGTGTCCGAGACCGATATTGCGTCATCAAGCCGCCATTGTGCGGCTTGGAGCGCAACTGGAGTCGCAACTACCCCCGGCATGGGCCACCGTCAGTGAGGCGGAGCTCGTGGTCGACCCATCACCGCCGGCCACGGTCCGGGTCCCGGACATCATGGTCGTGCACAGCTCGGCGGTCGAGCGGAACCTTCCTCGCGTCACCCCGGACGATGTGCTGCTAGCCGTCGAAATCATCTCGCCCGGCACCAAACGCACCGACCGGCGCACCAAGTTCGACGAGTACGCCGAGGTAGGGATCGAGTATTACTGGATCGTCGATCTGGACGACCCGGTGAGTCTGTCTGCCTACCGCCTCATCGCCGGTGAATACGAGCAGGTCGGCGAGCGAACCGGAGACACGTCGATGGTGCTGGACGGCATGTCGGTCGCGTTGAATCTGACCGGATTGGTGCGCGGCCGGGAGTAA